One Vanrija pseudolonga chromosome 5, complete sequence genomic window, CTGGCGCGGGTGTTGTTGGATTGGGTCAGTGGCTCTATCGTCTTGGCAAACGTGTCTGATAAGCCACAGTACGCCGAGCAGCAAGAGCAGCTGGAGCGCACCTCGACAAGTTCCCAAAGCACAGCTCGGCCAGAATCACCTCAACTGGTACACGCCATCGCGAGCAACAGCCGTACCGATGGTGTGGCTACACCAGTTCTACTTCGCGATCACATACACGCAACTGATCCTGCCACGCCGCCAAGATCAGACGATGATTTAGCCCGCTCGACCGAGAACGACTTAAACTTCGACTTGCAGGAACTGGGACTGGAGGACTTTACCATCAAGCCCGAGCACCTAGTGAAACTTGAGAAGATTGGCAGTGGTGGCTTCAAAGAGTGCGTGCTAGTTGTCGTCACTTCTTCTCACCGTGCAGCGTGTATGTCGGCAAGCTTCGTGGTCGCAAGGTGGCGATTTCAGAGTTTCGCAGCCATCTTAGTGAGAGTAAGTTGTGCTGAAGGTGTGGCATATCCTGGAGGAGCTGACGCGCCACCAGTGGACATTCGTGAGCTCAAGTTGCTTGCCGAGTTCCGCCATCCCAACATTGTGCGATTCGTAAGTCCGaacggcctcggcgcagaGCACAGATGCTAAAGCCGCCCAGAGAGGTATCTGCATCCCTGAGGACTCATCTCAGGTGCCTTGCATGTTGATCAGTGAGCTCTGTGAAAACGGTGACCTCTTCGATTACATTGTGCGTGGTGAACCTCAATGGCGGCCGGGTGCTGACCACTGTAGCGCAATGTCCCACCCCAGCCACTGAAACGTGTCCTTCAACTCATGCTGGACATTGCGCATGGGCTCGAGTATTTGCATCTTCGTCAGCCAGCAATTATTCACCGCGACGTAAGTTGGGCAGGACCTATGAAGGTTCTTTGCTGAGCTCCCCCTCTCCTCAGTGCAAGTCTACGAATATCCTCATCACTCGCCAAGGTGTTGCCAAAGTTGGCGACTTCGGCCTGGCGCGCGTCAAGCATAGCACACGTTCAATGATCCGAAGTCTAGTTGGCACTGTGAATTGGCAGGCGCCCGAGCTTTGGCACCCTATGCCAAGGTACGACTACAAGGTGGACGTCTTTTCCGCCGCATTGGTCTTTTGGGAGATGCTGTCGGGCTGGTTTGGCGAGCAAGTGAGTGAAGATGGTTTAGCGATGCTAATGGGCAGAAATATCCTTGGGAAGGACACAATGAGCATTACATTTACGACGCGGTGGGACAAAAGCACAAGCGTCCACCACTTGCAGGCCTGCGAAAGCATTGGGGAGCAGAGCCTGTCAATCTCGTTGAACGCATGTGGCACCAGGATCCGGCTGAACGACCGACCATGAGCGACGTTGTGGCCGATTTGGAGGCCCTCATCGCAGACTGCTGAGAAAAAGAAGGAAGATATAGAAGTACATAGCGCTGCATTGGGCGAGAGCATGCCTGGGTGGAGAAAGAAATACCTGCAAATGTAACACATGTCATGATACGAGGCAGCGGAGTTGTGAGTGGAATGATCTAAACGCACATTGACGGCCCAGGGTCGGTGACGAAAGAAGGCACGCACGGTCGTCCCATGTCCGCCAGCTTTGTGTTTTGAACACCCTCGTTCGTTCTCGTCCGCTCTCCATTGTCCAGCACACGTCCGGCACACGTTCAACACAATGTCACGATTCCAAGGCCGTACTCTCGACCTGATCTGGttcatcttcctcgtcgtaAGCCTCATTGCGCGCGAAAtccgctgacacgcccaggcTCACATCGTTCGTCCTTGTCCGCAACCCAACTAACTGACCGCAGCCGACGACACTGTTCATCGACCTGCAGGTCTTCTACCCGGCCTGGCTGCTCGAGGCGACCCCCTTTcccgccgtgctcgactgGTAcgtgtcgcgctcgcgcgaccCCATCCTCCTGGGCGTCGTGTCgggccgcgacgagtgggCTTGGCTGCGTACCTTTTTCTGGCTCGAGGCCCTCTTCCAGCTCCCGAGCTTTATTATTGGCGCCATTGGCCTCTGGAACAgtgcgtgtcgtgtcgtctTGATGAGCATGATGCTTGTGATGGTCGCTGACGGGCATAATCGCAGATGACCCCCGTGTCTACCGTACGTGTCTCGCGCACATTCTGGCCCCTGCCATTCCATCTACTAATCCCTCCTTTAGCCCTCCTGGTGGCGTACGGCGCGTCGACAGCCACGACCCTCGCTCCAGTGCTCAACGCCGTTCTCACGCACCCCTACTCCAAGCCGCCTCTcacggtcgccgagctgggcatGCTGCTCAGCAGCTACATCCCGTTCCTCGTATTTCCCCTCGGCATGGCTCTCGACTTCGGTCTCCGCTTGGTCAAGATCGCGGGCCGCAGCGTGTCCCACGAGCGCAAGAGCTCGTAACATCTCACTGGTACATCTAGGCTAATTTACATGTCATCAATGCACGAGAGCTCGAGTGTAGGCGTAGGAgcccgtggcggcggcgccggcaagtGCAACCCAGCCGACGAGGTCCCGGATGGGTAGCGATGCTGGTGGAGAGAGTGTAATGTTCGAGGACGGGCGGGGCTTGTCCACAGTCCTCAACAGTTTCGTGTCGCGATTGCTCTTCTGCTGCTCGCTTGACGCTGCTGTCCAACCCCGGCCGCCGTTTGTGCTCTTTCGGGCGGCGGACGCCACTTCCACTCCCGCGACACCGCCAAAGAAGTCTGTCACCAGAATATGCGAAGGCGGCACTCTTGAGAGATCTGTTGACACTCCGGGGTGCGACAAGATAGCAGCGGGGTCATATGAATCAAACTGCCGCGTCAGCAGTGAAGGTCTCGTCGCGACTCACCAAGTCCTGGAGCGTCATCTGTGACGACTTGTTCACAGGCTCAAACTTGTCCAAGATGAAGTGGGTAAAGCCGTCGATGACAGCCACCCCGATGTCCATGTCGTTGTGGTGCTGCCAAGGGTTAGCACAGTTGGACAGTGTAGCTAGGGTTACGCACCGATAAGGAGCTCTCACCAAGCTCTGATGATCCGGTCGCAATGATGTTTGGCGAGTAGAACTTGGAGTACATGGTGTTCGCCTGGCACGTGTCGATCATGAACAAGAGTTTGTTGTACCTGGATCATCTGTGAGCTCTTCTGCAGTTCGCACAGCGACGACTTGACGCACCTCCTCTTCTCCCACATCTGCTCGACAGCGTCGGCGATGTCGAAGGCTGACACCTCTTCATTGTCCTGGAACTTCAAGAACTCGTTTCCACCGTGCCCGGTCATGTAGATGAAGACGTTTGAAGACGCGTCGGACAACAAACGCTTATTTGGCGGGACATGGTGGTCAAGGCGGCCTGTGTATGTTAGCCTACACTGCAGCCCAACTGCTGAGTAAAGGTTATCGCACCCGTCAACAGCCGAAGGAAGTTCTCCACGGTAACGTCGTAGCCTCCgtagtcgacctcgacactgTCTCCGTACAGGTCCAGCCTCCGGTCATTGTTGCCGTACACGGTCGCTGGGAACAGGTTGCGAGCGTTACaagcgacgtcgtcggcgagcatgAGGATGATGTTCGAGTCTGGGATGCCAAGGCGCTTAATGGTCCTATACATTGCCAGGGTGTTGGCCATGTGCTGGAAACATATTAGCACGGGGTACAGCAATATATGCGCATCTGGGCAGCACGTACGCGATAGTTGAACCAATACCGAGATGAGCAGACCAGCACAGCCCAGTTGTTGGTATGCCTCGACTCATTACTGCCGGTTTCGAAGAAGGCCTGAACCTGTTCACCGGCAGAGGCTGAGGCCAAGGACAACAACGGTCCTATGAGGAGCAACAGCCAAGTACACCAGCTTGGCAATCGCATTGCTGAAGGTTGTGAATAGCGAGAAGGGTGTCGTCGAGAGTGAGATGTGGATGAGTGATGACCAAACGCGCGCActtggcagcagcaccaagGTTGGTGGCACGCGTCATGCAAcgtggggtggtggttgaaTATTTGGCTCCGCCCAGCCTGACTTTGAATGCCATCCGTCCGCCTACTCCATCCATCCACACACCATTGTTATCGTCTTCTCGCTTCACTTTCTACCTGCAACATCACTTTGCCACCCTTTGCACTTACTCTCGTCGCGCCTTCCCCAACGATTCAGCATGTCCGACTTGGAAAacgagctccttggcctggCTGAGGACGATCCGAGCCAGAACAAGAGGCGTCACTCCAACAACGGATCGCGCAAGCCCAAGAACCACGCCTAGTGGGTCCTTGACTGAGCAAGAAACAAACAGCCTCTCTAACCTCACTTGCAGTGTTGAAGAGTCGGACAATGACACTGAGGCGTCGATGGACCTTGACtcggatgacgacgatggagGCCGTCCAAGCGGCTCAGCcgcagctgctcctcgccctcgtccggCGTCGAACCCGTACCCACTGGAAGGCAAATATGTGGACGAGGATGACCGCGACCAGTGAGGCTTGATCGATTCCTTTGAAGCAGTTACTGAGATTCGTGTCAGCCTCGACAATCTTCCAGAGATTGAAAGGGAAAACATTCTCGCGTCTCGCCAGGAAGAGATCCAGAAGTTCAAGGACTCGATGGCTTTGGATGCCATGTTCCGGGCTgcgaacgacgacgccgacgacgatgacgctCCTTCAAGGAAACGCCGTGAGTATTGCTACTCAATCACACCTCCTGGCTCTAATGCTGATGATTCCTAGGCAAGCACACCAGTGTTACGACCGAGGCGTCGCGGGCGATGGCAGAGCTCAAGAATCGGCGAAAGGCCAAGGATGAGCGTGTGCAGCGTCGAGTAAGCATTTGCTCTGAAGACCATCCCCATTCTAACAGCGTCCAGGCTGCCCGTCGCGAGCGCAGGGCTCGGTCATCATCGATTGTGTCTCAAGATGAGGCTTCATCGGAGGAGGGAGAGATTTCCAACCGTGATTCGTGGCGCCAGGCTTCACCGTCCCGACCGCGTCCTGCTGGGGATGACAGGCGCCAGGACCGATCCCCAGATCTTGACTCGCGTCCCGCCAATGCCCAAGAGCTTAACGCGGCCAGGCTGAGCCGCTACGAGCTCGTGGACATGATGTACAAGGACCAGTTTGAGAGCGTGATCACCGGTGCGTGGCTTGTTCCCAGGCGATAGCTTACCATTCACAGGTGCCTATGTCCGCGTCATGTCCGGCGATGCTGGTGAGAATGGGCAGCCAAAGTACCGCATCCAACGTGTCAATGGTCAGTCAACTCGGTTGCTTGTGGCGAGGTTGATCTAACCAAGGGATTAGGGCTGGAATCTGGCCACTCTCATGGTCGATACTCTATCGAGTACAAGGGCAACAAGGTTTCTGACGATCGGGCACTTCTCTGCCAGTATGGCAAGCTTGTACGCCTGTTCCGCATTGCGGACGTGTCAAACggtgacctcgacgaggtaggTGGTTGTTCCTTCTACCTGAGCACCAAGCTGATCTCGATAGGACGAGTTTGTACGCTTCACCCGCACAAGTCAGGCCGACGAAGTTAGGCTACCTAGACGGTCGGAGTTGAAGCGCAAGCATGAGCAAATCGCTGCTCTTCGCGACCGCCCCATGACGGAGGACGAGGTTAACCGCCAAGTGGAAGCACGGAAGCGCGCCAACCCCGGAGCTCACCGTCAAAAGACCCAGCTCCAAATCACATCCTTGATGGGTTCAAAGAATCTGGCTCTGCGTCGCAACGACCTAAAGGAGGCAGAGTTCATTAGTCAGCAgatcgaggagctcggcggtgATCCTGCGACAGGCCAGCTCCTTggtgtcgacgacaacaagaCGGAGCACGAGAGGAGGATCGAGCGCATCAACCAGAACAACTTGCGCAAGACTCGTGAAAATATGGCCAAGGCTCACGACGCTCTTCttgccaagaagaaggccgaggacgctATTGTCAAGGCGAAAGCAGCGTGCGTGTTCAACCTGACATTCCCACAGAA contains:
- the GPI8 gene encoding GPI-anchor transamidase, coding for MRLPSWCTWLLLLIGPLLSLASASAGEQVQAFFETGSNESRHTNNWAVLVCSSRYWFNYRHMANTLAMYRTIKRLGIPDSNIILMLADDVACNARNLFPATVYGNNDRRLDLYGDSVEVDYGGYDVTVENFLRLLTGRLDHHVPPNKRLLSDASSNVFIYMTGHGGNEFLKFQDNEEVSAFDIADAVEQMWEKRRYNKLLFMIDTCQANTMYSKFYSPNIIATGSSELGESSLSHHNDMDIGVAVIDGFTHFILDKFEPVNKSSQMTLQDLFDSYDPAAILSHPGVSTDLSRVPPSHILVTDFFGGVAGVEVASAARKSTNGGRGWTAASSEQQKSNRDTKLLRTVDKPRPSSNITLSPPASLPIRDLVGWVALAGAAATGSYAYTRALVH
- the Tmem97 gene encoding Sigma intracellular receptor 2 → MSRFQGRTLDLIWFIFLVPTTLFIDLQVFYPAWLLEATPFPAVLDWYVSRSRDPILLGVVSGRDEWAWLRTFFWLEALFQLPSFIIGAIGLWNTLLVAYGASTATTLAPVLNAVLTHPYSKPPLTVAELGMLLSSYIPFLVFPLGMALDFGLRLVKIAGRSVSHERKSS
- the SPBC651.09c gene encoding RNA polymerase-associated protein; translated protein: MSDLENELLGLAEDDPSQNKRRHSNNGSRKPKNHAYVEESDNDTEASMDLDSDDDDGGRPSGSAAAAPRPRPASNPYPLEGKYVDEDDRDHLDNLPEIERENILASRQEEIQKFKDSMALDAMFRAANDDADDDDAPSRKRRKHTSVTTEASRAMAELKNRRKAKDERVQRRVSICSEDHPHSNSVQAARRERRARSSSIVSQDEASSEEGEISNRDSWRQASPSRPRPAGDDRRQDRSPDLDSRPANAQELNAARLSRYELVDMMYKDQFESVITGAYVRVMSGDAGENGQPKYRIQRVNGLESGHSHGRYSIEYKGNKVSDDRALLCQYGKLVRLFRIADVSNGDLDEDEFVRFTRTSQADEVRLPRRSELKRKHEQIAALRDRPMTEDEVNRQVEARKRANPGAHRQKTQLQITSLMGSKNLALRRNDLKEAEFISQQIEELGGDPATGQLLGVDDNKTEHERRIERINQNNLRKTRENMAKAHDALLAKKKAEDAIVKAKAAAAAQNAAQSSAAPAPPPISGVKKGETPQQYVARTVDLDLGDF